The following proteins are encoded in a genomic region of Cricetulus griseus strain 17A/GY chromosome 7, alternate assembly CriGri-PICRH-1.0, whole genome shotgun sequence:
- the Cdkn2aipnl gene encoding CDKN2AIP N-terminal-like protein isoform X2 has product MVGGEASVSVEELVSGVRQAADFAEQFRSYSESEKQWKARMEFILRHLPDYRDPPDGGGRLDQLLSLSMVWANHLFLGCSYNKDLLDKVMEMADGIEVEDLPQFTTRSELMKKHQI; this is encoded by the exons ATGGTGGGTGGCGAGGCCAGCGTCTCAGTAGAGGAGCTAGTTTCCGGGGTGCGGCAGGCGGCCGACTTCGCCGAGCAGTTCCGCTCCTATTCGGAGAGCGAGAAGCAATGGAAAGCGCGCATGGAGTTCATCCTGCGCCACTTGCCGGACTACCGAGACCCACCCGACGGCGGCGGCCGCCTGGACCAGCTGCTGTCCCTATCGATGGTCTGGGCCAACCACCTCTTCCTGGGTTGCAG TTACAATAAAGATCTTCTGGACAAGGTGATGGAAATGGCTGATGGGATTGAAGTGGAAGACCTGCCACAGTTTACAACCAGAAGTGAATTAATGAAAAAG catcAAATCTAA